In bacterium, the following proteins share a genomic window:
- a CDS encoding radical SAM protein, with protein sequence MRISREELKKRVVKAYSFLKSCTLCPRNCRVNRLKNEIGLCRTGSKAIISSFGLHFGEERVLVGGRGSGTVFFSGCSLRCVFCQNYTISQYVEGTSVSNSNLAKIFILLQKQGAININLVTPTHVVPMILEALYLAYDELKVPIVYNSSGYDSVETLRLLEGVVDIYMPDFKYGDNTKALKYSGVKNYFDVAKEAIKEMQRQVGDLTIENGIAIKGLLVRHLVLPKGLADSKKVLDVIKNEISSNAYVNIMDQYYPTYRAYEFTELSRSITSKEYEEVRNYALSLGLRLAC encoded by the coding sequence ATGAGAATTTCAAGAGAAGAGCTAAAAAAGCGTGTAGTGAAAGCCTATTCATTCCTTAAAAGCTGTACCCTTTGTCCACGAAACTGCAGAGTCAACAGACTTAAGAACGAAATCGGCCTCTGCAGGACGGGAAGCAAAGCGATAATTTCATCCTTTGGCCTTCACTTTGGTGAAGAAAGGGTCTTAGTCGGAGGAAGAGGCTCTGGAACAGTGTTCTTCTCAGGATGTTCCCTTCGTTGCGTCTTTTGCCAAAACTATACTATTAGTCAATACGTTGAGGGTACATCAGTTTCAAACTCAAATCTTGCTAAAATATTTATACTCTTACAAAAACAGGGAGCAATAAACATAAATCTGGTAACCCCAACCCACGTTGTGCCTATGATTCTTGAAGCCCTATATTTAGCTTACGATGAACTCAAAGTTCCCATCGTATATAACTCCAGCGGATACGATTCCGTAGAAACCCTCAGACTGCTTGAAGGAGTTGTGGACATCTACATGCCAGATTTCAAGTACGGTGACAACACAAAAGCCCTTAAATACTCAGGGGTGAAAAATTATTTCGATGTGGCAAAAGAGGCAATTAAAGAAATGCAAAGGCAGGTCGGTGACCTGACCATTGAAAATGGCATTGCAATTAAAGGACTTCTGGTCCGTCACCTGGTACTGCCTAAGGGACTTGCCGATTCCAAAAAGGTTCTTGATGTTATAAAGAATGAAATTTCAAGCAATGCTTATGTAAATATTATGGATCAGTATTATCCTACTTACCGCGCCTACGAATTCACTGAACTCTCAAGGAGCATAACCTCCAAAGAGTATGAGGAAGTGAGAAATTATGCACTATCTCTTGGATTAAGGCTTGCGTGTTAA
- the accD gene encoding acetyl-CoA carboxylase, carboxyltransferase subunit beta → MLFKKRKELEPAKKEVPEGLFVKCEKCDEMLYKTVLEKNFLVCPKCGHHFRANVEIYKKLLLDNGEFEEPIASHLESDDPLNFPDYKNKLEQAKKNTGLKEAAVAGIGKINGKKVVIFLTDFRFLGGSMGSVYGEIFYRACEVAREKKIPLISVTSSGGGARMHEGIFSLMQMVKTTLGVEMLNEARIPFISVVCDPTMGGVMASFASLGDLNIAEPGALLGFAGPRVIEQTIKQTLPPGFQRSEFLLEKGFLDMVVPRKELKETLSKILSYLGVKNG, encoded by the coding sequence ATGCTTTTTAAGAAAAGGAAAGAATTAGAGCCCGCTAAGAAAGAAGTCCCTGAAGGTCTTTTTGTGAAATGCGAAAAGTGCGACGAAATGCTCTATAAAACTGTCCTGGAAAAGAACTTTCTCGTTTGCCCAAAATGCGGTCATCATTTCAGAGCGAATGTGGAAATCTATAAAAAACTACTCCTTGACAATGGCGAATTTGAAGAACCCATAGCTTCTCACCTTGAAAGCGATGATCCCCTAAACTTCCCCGATTATAAAAACAAATTGGAACAGGCCAAGAAAAATACAGGCCTTAAAGAGGCTGCCGTTGCCGGGATAGGTAAAATTAACGGGAAAAAAGTGGTAATTTTTTTGACAGATTTCCGGTTTCTCGGTGGTAGCATGGGGTCCGTCTATGGTGAGATTTTTTACAGAGCTTGCGAAGTAGCCAGGGAAAAGAAAATCCCTCTTATCTCCGTGACCTCCTCCGGCGGAGGGGCGAGGATGCATGAAGGCATCTTTTCTTTGATGCAAATGGTAAAAACCACCCTCGGAGTTGAGATGCTAAATGAAGCAAGGATACCATTTATTTCCGTCGTCTGCGACCCTACTATGGGTGGTGTCATGGCCTCCTTTGCCTCCCTTGGTGACCTAAACATAGCAGAGCCTGGGGCCCTTCTGGGTTTTGCCGGACCTCGTGTTATTGAGCAAACTATAAAACAAACCCTTCCACCAGGTTTCCAGAGAAGCGAGTTTCTTTTAGAGAAAGGTTTCCTTGATATGGTTGTGCCAAGAAAGGAATTAAAAGAAACTCTTTCCAAAATATTATCCTATCTGGGGGTTAAAAATGGCTGA
- the ugpC gene encoding sn-glycerol-3-phosphate ABC transporter ATP-binding protein UgpC: MAEVRLVNVSKIFPRGNVGVKNVTFEVADGEFCVILGPSGCGKTTTLRLIAGLEYPTNGEIYIGDRLVNNVEPKDREIAMVFQNYALYPHMTVYENMAFGLKMRKVPKEEIHKRILEAAELLDIKNLLDRKPRELSGGQRQRVAVGRVIVRHPKVFLFDEPLSNLDAKMRVKMRAELKKIHEQLKTTTIYVTHDQVEAMTLGQKIVLMKDGEIQQIGDPMTLYEHPVNRFVAGFIGSPPMNFIEGELIEESGKIVFYSPIGKYSLPENIALKLKDKEGRKAVLGVRPEDIILNQGDFRALIEFYELLGNETIVYLRSEEQPLIARAHASYVPKTGEYITFTFSGKIHLFDKETEESLLKP; encoded by the coding sequence ATGGCTGAGGTTAGACTCGTAAATGTCTCAAAGATCTTTCCCCGGGGAAACGTAGGGGTTAAAAACGTTACCTTTGAAGTTGCAGATGGTGAATTTTGCGTTATTCTTGGTCCTTCAGGTTGTGGAAAGACCACAACACTCAGGCTAATTGCGGGACTTGAATATCCCACTAACGGTGAAATCTACATCGGAGACAGGCTCGTGAACAATGTAGAACCAAAAGACAGAGAAATTGCGATGGTTTTTCAAAATTACGCCCTCTACCCCCACATGACCGTTTACGAAAACATGGCCTTCGGTTTGAAAATGAGAAAAGTACCAAAGGAAGAGATACACAAAAGAATACTGGAGGCTGCTGAATTGCTGGATATAAAGAATCTTCTTGACCGCAAACCAAGGGAACTTTCCGGGGGCCAAAGACAGAGGGTTGCGGTAGGAAGGGTTATAGTGAGACATCCTAAAGTATTTCTCTTCGATGAACCACTCTCAAACCTTGATGCCAAAATGAGAGTAAAGATGAGAGCAGAACTCAAGAAAATACATGAACAGCTTAAGACCACAACAATTTACGTAACCCATGACCAGGTTGAAGCTATGACCTTAGGGCAGAAAATAGTTTTAATGAAAGATGGTGAAATTCAGCAAATCGGCGATCCCATGACCCTTTATGAGCACCCAGTAAATAGGTTTGTTGCTGGATTTATCGGGTCTCCTCCTATGAATTTCATTGAGGGAGAACTCATTGAAGAAAGCGGAAAAATCGTGTTTTATTCCCCCATAGGGAAGTACTCCTTACCGGAAAACATCGCACTTAAATTGAAAGACAAAGAGGGAAGAAAAGCAGTATTAGGGGTAAGGCCCGAGGATATAATCCTGAACCAAGGAGATTTTAGAGCTCTGATTGAATTCTACGAACTTCTTGGAAACGAGACCATCGTGTACTTAAGAAGTGAAGAACAACCTTTAATAGCAAGAGCCCATGCATCTTATGTCCCAAAAACCGGAGAATACATTACCTTTACCTTTTCTGGAAAGATCCATCTTTTTGACAAAGAGACGGAGGAAAGCTTATTAAAGCCATAA
- a CDS encoding YihY family inner membrane protein, producing the protein MKRFFEKIQEDELFSKASSLSYMTVFASVPAISLIFFLFARFAVFSDLYIKFKNFLFTYFIPQSGIAFEKKLDELIKNIGSLEIFGVLALIITTILVVDSIEGNINRIWGIKKKRPLLIKMASYWAFISLVPILIGLSLYISTRFASFGFLKVLGESLIFRSVQYILLPFFITVIAFWIIYFFLPNAEVNPLAALGGAAFGAFLWEIAKYAFDAYVIYFSTIPKFYGTLGNILVFIFWIYLSWLFLLLGAEVAVFLEGDPGAKVTPSLLLVAVLLTYKKFENGEPITLKDLINHLKLNLAKSRFVFRTLEAYNLVVEIKKGHFVPVKHPEKMLIKDLTKTIGVLNFDSNGLLKTEIKAIEFIQQKIELGIENLTIKEVLPLVQEL; encoded by the coding sequence ATTAAGCGCTTCTTTGAGAAAATTCAAGAAGACGAGCTTTTTAGTAAAGCCTCATCACTCTCCTATATGACCGTTTTCGCTTCGGTTCCAGCCATTTCTTTGATTTTTTTTCTCTTTGCGAGATTTGCTGTTTTTTCAGACCTTTACATTAAATTCAAAAACTTTCTTTTCACCTATTTCATCCCCCAAAGTGGTATAGCTTTTGAAAAAAAGCTCGACGAACTTATCAAAAACATTGGTTCACTTGAAATCTTCGGCGTTCTTGCTCTTATAATAACCACCATCCTTGTCGTTGATTCAATAGAGGGAAACATAAATAGAATATGGGGAATCAAAAAAAAGAGGCCCCTACTTATAAAAATGGCCTCCTACTGGGCTTTTATCAGCCTTGTTCCCATTCTCATTGGTCTTTCGCTCTACATTTCAACACGTTTTGCCTCCTTCGGTTTTCTAAAAGTACTGGGGGAATCTCTCATATTCAGATCAGTTCAGTATATTCTATTGCCCTTCTTTATAACAGTTATTGCCTTCTGGATTATTTACTTTTTCTTACCCAACGCAGAGGTTAATCCCCTTGCCGCTTTAGGCGGAGCAGCTTTCGGTGCCTTCTTGTGGGAGATAGCAAAATACGCTTTTGACGCTTACGTTATCTACTTTTCCACCATACCCAAATTTTATGGAACTCTTGGAAACATACTGGTCTTCATCTTTTGGATTTACCTTTCTTGGCTTTTTTTACTCCTCGGAGCGGAAGTTGCCGTTTTCTTAGAAGGGGACCCGGGGGCTAAAGTTACTCCTTCTTTGCTCCTTGTCGCAGTGTTATTAACCTATAAAAAGTTTGAAAATGGAGAGCCAATAACGCTAAAGGACCTCATAAACCACCTAAAGTTAAACCTTGCAAAGAGCAGGTTTGTCTTCAGAACCCTGGAAGCCTATAACCTCGTTGTGGAGATAAAAAAAGGCCATTTTGTACCAGTAAAACACCCCGAGAAAATGCTCATAAAAGACTTAACAAAGACTATTGGCGTCTTAAACTTTGATTCAAACGGCCTCTTAAAAACTGAAATTAAAGCCATTGAATTCATTCAACAAAAAATAGAATTGGGGATAGAAAATCTGACCATAAAGGAGGTATTGCCATTAGTACAGGAATTATAA